One genomic segment of Erythrolamprus reginae isolate rEryReg1 chromosome 2, rEryReg1.hap1, whole genome shotgun sequence includes these proteins:
- the LOC139161690 gene encoding ER membrane protein complex subunit 3-like produces MAVPDLRLDPSIRFWILLPVAWIALAMGILRLRVAKLLRGDRRPAWPEQRQDTQILTRSRLLRENGRFLTQQGFLMRKHYFNNSENGFFRKTKRKLQSRNPLTDPTVVTEMMKGNLIDVLPMILIGGWINWAFSGFVATKVPFPLTLRFKPMLQRGINLPSMDPSWVSSASWYFLNVFGLRKMYKHVLREDHEPSQLFLEVQFMGPDIPAPPDPNKAFKAEWEALELVSHHWALQDVEEQLISQDLQLTGMSRPD; encoded by the exons ATGGCGGTGCCGGATCTGCGGCTGGACCCTTCGATTCGCTTCTGGATTTTGCTGCCCGTGGCCTGGATCGCGCTGGCTATGGGGATTCTGCGCCTGCGCGTGGCGAAGTTGCTGCGCGGCGACCGCCGGCCGGCCTGGCCTGAGCAACGGCAAGATAC GCAAATTCTGACTCGCAGCCGCCTCTTGAGAGAAAATGGACGGTTCTTAACTCAACAG GGATTTCTTATGCGCAAGCATTACTTCAATAATTCTGAGAATGGCTTCTTTCGCAAAACTAAACGCAAACTGCAGTCCCGAAATCCACTGACAG aTCCCACAGTGGTGACAGAGATGATGAAGGGCAACCTTATCGATGTTCTGCCCATGATTCTCATTGGAGGCTGGATCAACTGGGCCTTCTCTGGCTTTGTGGCTA CTAAGGTTCCCTTCCCCTTGACCCTGCGATTCAAGCCCATGTTGCAGCGTGGAattaacctgccttccatggatCCCTCGTG GGTGAGTTCGGCCTCCTGGTATTTCCTCAACGTCTTTGGACTCCGCAAAATGTACAAACACGTTCTGAGAGAGGACCATG AGCCAAGTCAGCTATTTCTCGAAGTTCAGTTCATGGGCCCAGATATTCCTGCTCCACCAGATCCCAACAAGGCCTTCAAA gcTGAGTGGGAAGCCTTGGAATTGGTCTCTCACCACTGGGCACTTCAGGATGTTGAGGAACAGCTGATATCACAGGACCTCCAGTTGACTGGGATGTCCAGGCCAGATTAA